The genomic window TTCAAGGTCGGTACGAACCTAGGATATACACGGATCATATCCAAAGGTATTTCGGAGAATGACAACTTCTCCGGCCCGTTGGCAAGTGCGGTGATGACTCCACCGAACGAATCGGTCTATCTGGAGAATCCTTCGGCGGAAGATCTCGCTTATTACGAAAAAAATTATCCCGGTTATGTCAAGGATGACGAAGGCCGTATTTATAACGTGATCGAAAATCAAGAGATCGTGAATCCGGTCGCTATGATGCAGACCTTAAACAATAACAAGGACTGGGATAAATTTGTAGGATCTGTTTGGGGTGAATTGGAAGTATTCGAGAATCTTACGTTTAAGACCTCTCTCTCTACGGATATGGCTTTTTGGGGCGAAAGGAATTGGTTCCCTGTTAGTTATTTGTGTTATATGGTCAAGAATGAGAAATCGAGGGTGGAGCAAACGATGAATCGTGGCATGAAACTTCTTTGGGAGAATACGTTGAGTTATAAACGTTCGATCGATAAACATAATTTCGCGGTTTTACTGGGAACCTCTATGGAACGGTATGATAGTAAAAAGGTAAAGGGAACGGCCTTGAACTTACGAGCGGAAGATGATCATAAAGCGTGGATCGATTTCACCAATAGTGCCTCTCCCGGCGATCAGCATTCGGAAGGTGGGGCGACGGAGCATCGGATGGCCTCCGTTTTCGGACGATTGAACTATAATTATGACGAAAGGTATATGCTTGAGTTAACCCTTCGTCGGGACGGTTCCTCTAACTTCGGCCGGAATAATCAATATGCCTATTTCCCGTCCGTCTCTGCGGGCTGGACGTTGACTAACGAGCCTTTCATGGAAAATAAACCGGGATGGTTCGACTTCTTGAAAGTGCGCGGAAGCTGGGGACAGAACGGAAATGAGAAAATCGGATCGTTTGGATATACTACGACAATGACCGGAGGAAATAACTATAGTTTCGGGGTAAGCTCGAACGGTGTCATTCATAGCGGAACAAAGCCTACTTCTTTGGCTAATCCTGATTTGCGTTGGGAAACATCGGAGCAATTGGACTTTGGATTTGATTCTCGCTTCTTTAATAACTCCCTTTCTTTTAGTTTTGATTGGTTCAAGAAAGATACAAAAGACATGTTGATGGAGCGTCCGATACCCCTATATGTGGGAAGTGGCTCGCCTTTATCGAATGTCGGGACATTGACAAACCAAGGTATCGAGCTTGAAGTCGGTTATAAATTAAGTGTAGATAAAGTGAATCTATCTTTCTTGGCGAATGCTTCTTATGTGAAGAATGAGATCAAGAATCTGGGAAATCAGACGGGATATATTGATAAAGAGAGTTTACCAACTTTAGGTACGGTATCAAGGAACGAAAATGGTTATCCAATCGGTTATTTCTTCGGATACAAGGCAATTGGGGTTTTCCAGACACAAGAGGAGATCGATAGCTATATCAGTCCTGCTACCGGTAAGCCTATACAACCGAATGCGGCACCCGGTGATACGAAATTTGAGGATTTGAACGGAGACGGTGTGATCAGCGATGATAACGAGGACCGTACGATGATAGGCAAGCCTAATCCGGATTGGATGGTTGGACTTACCGTTGCGGCTGATTGGAATGGCTTTGATTTAAGTGCCTTTTTCCAAGGTTCTTTTGGAGCGGATGTTTTCGATGCGTTACGCCGTTATGAGTTGGCGGCAGTCAATTATACGTCGGATGCTTTGGAGCGATGGACTGGACCGGGTACCTCCAATTCGATGCCAAGGATTGTGTTAGGTGATACGCCTAAGAACTTCCGTCCGTCTACTTTGTTGGTTCACGATGCTTCTTTCTTGCGCTTACGTAATTTACAGGTAGGTTATACGCTACCGGCTCAGTTGACCCGGAAAGCTTATATACAACGCTTGAGATTTTATGCGTCGTTCGATAATTTGTTGACTATTACGGGATATAAAGGGATGGACCCGGAAATTGGTTCAACAATGGGTATAGATAAGGGTGTATATCCTCAAGCCCGGGTTTATACATTTGGATTGAATTTGACATTTTAATCATTAAAATTAGTGTTATGAATAAATATATTTATCTGCTAGCCGTTGTATTCGGACTAAGTAGCTGCAATGATTTTTTGGAGTTGTCTCCGACGAATAAGGTTATCGAAACGGATTATTACAAGACACAGGAGGATTTGACCGAGGCATTGGTCGCTGCCTATGACCCGTTGAAATGGAACGCTTATAATGCGTATAGCTCTTATGAACTGGTTAGTAATATCATGTCGGATGATGCGGAGACCGGTGGATCGACGGTATCGGATCAACCGCAGTTGCAACGAGTGAATGATTTTACCAATTGGGTGACACCGACAAACTTACCCGAGGGTTTATGGGGGCGTTCGTATGAGGGTGTAAACCGTGCGAATATCGTGATAGAGAAATGCCCTCTTCTTCCGGAGGGGACGATGTCGGCGGAGCTTCGTGATCGTTATGTAGCTGAGGCTCATTTCTTACGTGTATTTTATTATTTCCAGTTGTGGCGTTTCTTTGGATACATACCGTATTACGAGACGAATTTGGGATTGGATGATATAACAACTGTCCCTCAATTGCAACCGGATGAGGTCTATGCGAAGTTAATAGAGGATTTAGATAATAACGTTATTGGGAAGTTACCCAAGGTAGTCCCGGCTAATGAGAAAGGACGAGCTACGAATGGTGCCGCTATCGCAATGAAAGCACGTATCGTTCTCTATCAGAATGATGATACTAAAATGAAGGAGATCGCCAGCCAATTGAAAGAGCTAATTACCGATCCTGCCTATCAATATGACTTGATCCCGGATTATAAAGTCCTTTTTGATGATGAGTATGAGTGGTGCAAAGAATCTGTTTTTGAAGTCAATTATACGGAAATCGGGAACTCGAATGACTGGGCAGGCAAGGCCAATCAAGGTAACTCCGATATAATAATGCTAGGAGCCAGAGGTTTGAAAGATCCCAATAATGTGTATGTGGAAGGTTGGGGGTTTGCGCCTGTAACAAAAGCATTGAATGATGCGTTTTTACCGGATGATCCTAGAAAGTGGACAACGATCATAGATCATGAGGAGTTTAGAGCGGAAGGCGGAACGATTAGCTCGGATGTGAATCAATATACGGGGTATAGCGTACGCAAATATCATCCTCGTGCAGGGTATTCTTCTACGGTTGGTACGGAAGCGTTGAATTATAAAAACAATTACCGTGTAATTCGTTTCTCGGACATACTATTAATGGCATCGGAAGCTTTATTGAGAAGTGGAGGTAGCGTTGGCGAGGCACAGGATTATTATGCGAGAGTCGTTAAACGTGCGATGGGTGATGATTATAAGGTTCCGACGGTTTCATTGGATAATATCTATAAGGAACGCCGTTATGAGTTTGCGATGGAAGGTATTCGTTATTGGGATTTAGTACGTACGAACCAAGCGAAAGATTTTATCAAAGGCTGGGATGATACAAAGAAATACTTGCCGATTCCTCAGTCGGAGATTGATAAGTCGGATGGCCATTTGGTACAGAATCCTCATTTCTAAGAATTGAGCTGTATTTACATTTGTTCATTTTAGGAGAACCTGATAGCTTTTAATTTGTTGATAATTAGATATGGATGTGTGATCATTTGTCCACATCCATGTTTTTTGTCTTTAAGTAAATAGTTTAAATCGATAAAATATGAGATTAAAATAGAGTAATAACGGTACACGAATACCCATTTGCGACCGCTTACGATCCCGTTCGTTGGCTATTCACTTACGGATCCAAAAAGAAGGACATTTCTTTTTAGATGGGATAGGCTTGTATTCCAGATCTTTTTATGTACATTTGAAGCCACCCAATAGTGGGGTAACTAAAACATGATATGACTATGGAAAAGAAAACAGAAAAAGAGGAGAAGTATATGAAGGAATTACAAGATCGATATATCCGTTTCGACTGGGCCATCAAACGCCTACTCCGGCAAAAAGCGAATTTCGGAGTGCTAGAAGGCTTTCTTACCGTGTTCTTGGGCGAGCAGATCAAGATTGAGGAGATATTGGAGAGTGAGGGAAACCAGCAAATGGCCGATGATAAATTCAATCGGGTGGATATCAAGGCTAAGAACACAAAGGGAGATATCATCCTTATCGAGATCCAGAATACCCGCGAGCTTTATTATTTGGAACGTGTGCTCTATGGCGTGGCGAAAGCCGTCACCGAGCATCTTCATTTGGGACAGGACTATTCCGGGGTGAAAAAGGTCTATTCTATCAGTATCCTTTATTTTGATATAGGCGTAGGAACCGATTATCTGTATCACGGGCAGAACCAATTTGTCGGCGTGCATACCCATGATCATTTACAGGTAAATACCAAGGAGAGGGGTGCGATCGTCAAGCGTCTTCCCTCGGAGATCTTTCCGGAGTATATATTGGTCCGGGTGAATGAGTTTGATAAGGTGGCCGTGACCCCCTTGGAGGAATGGGTGCGATACTTGAAAGATGGGATCATAACTTCCGGAACGACAGCCCCCGGCTTGGAAGAGGCACGAGAGAAATTACGCTATTACTCAATGTCTCCCGAGGAACGTTATGCTTATGACGAACATCTGAATGCGATTATGATCCAGAATGACGTGTTGAGCACTGCTAAGTTTGAAGGACGGGAAGAAGGCCGTGCGGAAGAACGTCTAGAAACAGCTCGGCGTATGCGGTCTGATGGGCTTTCGATGGAAATGGTCGTGCGTTATACTGGTTTGTCAGAGGAGGAAATAAATAATTTATGATATCCTTGGGGCTTTGCTAGCGGAGCAGGATCGGTTCTTTTAAGT from Parabacteroides distasonis ATCC 8503 includes these protein-coding regions:
- a CDS encoding RagB/SusD family nutrient uptake outer membrane protein — encoded protein: MNKYIYLLAVVFGLSSCNDFLELSPTNKVIETDYYKTQEDLTEALVAAYDPLKWNAYNAYSSYELVSNIMSDDAETGGSTVSDQPQLQRVNDFTNWVTPTNLPEGLWGRSYEGVNRANIVIEKCPLLPEGTMSAELRDRYVAEAHFLRVFYYFQLWRFFGYIPYYETNLGLDDITTVPQLQPDEVYAKLIEDLDNNVIGKLPKVVPANEKGRATNGAAIAMKARIVLYQNDDTKMKEIASQLKELITDPAYQYDLIPDYKVLFDDEYEWCKESVFEVNYTEIGNSNDWAGKANQGNSDIIMLGARGLKDPNNVYVEGWGFAPVTKALNDAFLPDDPRKWTTIIDHEEFRAEGGTISSDVNQYTGYSVRKYHPRAGYSSTVGTEALNYKNNYRVIRFSDILLMASEALLRSGGSVGEAQDYYARVVKRAMGDDYKVPTVSLDNIYKERRYEFAMEGIRYWDLVRTNQAKDFIKGWDDTKKYLPIPQSEIDKSDGHLVQNPHF
- a CDS encoding Rpn family recombination-promoting nuclease/putative transposase, which translates into the protein MEKKTEKEEKYMKELQDRYIRFDWAIKRLLRQKANFGVLEGFLTVFLGEQIKIEEILESEGNQQMADDKFNRVDIKAKNTKGDIILIEIQNTRELYYLERVLYGVAKAVTEHLHLGQDYSGVKKVYSISILYFDIGVGTDYLYHGQNQFVGVHTHDHLQVNTKERGAIVKRLPSEIFPEYILVRVNEFDKVAVTPLEEWVRYLKDGIITSGTTAPGLEEAREKLRYYSMSPEERYAYDEHLNAIMIQNDVLSTAKFEGREEGRAEERLETARRMRSDGLSMEMVVRYTGLSEEEINNL
- a CDS encoding SusC/RagA family TonB-linked outer membrane protein — translated: MKKKSKDQRWRWICAGSLLLASLSGNLEASGLSHPDVNPMEVSQTVRKLRGTILDTNGTPVIGASISVKGTTTGTISDMNGVFTLDVKNGDILEISFIGYLSHTVKVGTQTDLQVVLKEDTQALDEVVVVGYGVQKKSVMTAAISRVTSDDLEKLTPTRVEDVLRGKVSGVSIMQNSGQPGAESRVRIRGTGTINDSNPLYIVDGMPLEGGVDYLNPQDIQSIEVLKDAASAAIYGSRAANGVILVTTKSGKKGKAVVNYDFSIGWQNPWRKMSVLNATEYETIMNEAYVNAGMDPIYDDPSKAGVGTNWQNEIYNENAPIMNHQASISGGGDKGSYFLSFGYLDQEGIVGGKDKSDYKRYSLRFNNTYNVFENKTNKFFRSFKVGTNLGYTRIISKGISENDNFSGPLASAVMTPPNESVYLENPSAEDLAYYEKNYPGYVKDDEGRIYNVIENQEIVNPVAMMQTLNNNKDWDKFVGSVWGELEVFENLTFKTSLSTDMAFWGERNWFPVSYLCYMVKNEKSRVEQTMNRGMKLLWENTLSYKRSIDKHNFAVLLGTSMERYDSKKVKGTALNLRAEDDHKAWIDFTNSASPGDQHSEGGATEHRMASVFGRLNYNYDERYMLELTLRRDGSSNFGRNNQYAYFPSVSAGWTLTNEPFMENKPGWFDFLKVRGSWGQNGNEKIGSFGYTTTMTGGNNYSFGVSSNGVIHSGTKPTSLANPDLRWETSEQLDFGFDSRFFNNSLSFSFDWFKKDTKDMLMERPIPLYVGSGSPLSNVGTLTNQGIELEVGYKLSVDKVNLSFLANASYVKNEIKNLGNQTGYIDKESLPTLGTVSRNENGYPIGYFFGYKAIGVFQTQEEIDSYISPATGKPIQPNAAPGDTKFEDLNGDGVISDDNEDRTMIGKPNPDWMVGLTVAADWNGFDLSAFFQGSFGADVFDALRRYELAAVNYTSDALERWTGPGTSNSMPRIVLGDTPKNFRPSTLLVHDASFLRLRNLQVGYTLPAQLTRKAYIQRLRFYASFDNLLTITGYKGMDPEIGSTMGIDKGVYPQARVYTFGLNLTF